The proteins below are encoded in one region of Lactuca sativa cultivar Salinas chromosome 3, Lsat_Salinas_v11, whole genome shotgun sequence:
- the LOC111920772 gene encoding glyoxylate/hydroxypyruvate reductase HPR3 produces the protein MAESQQLQSTTDSQQPQSTVETGNNLPFAIIHRLPTFNFSFSWAKGIVNPIEPSDPLYPIHRLSARAVIVLGPSPLKSEHLDQYPSVECIFGTSAGVDHIDLAECRRRNIRVTSAGDAFSEDGADYAIGLLIDVLRLVSASDRFVRAGLWPVEGIYPLGNKVGGKRVGIVGLGSIGSLVAKRLEPFGCTIGYTSRNKKPQLPYQFYSTALDLATNSDALIVCCALTEKTRHVINHDVMKALGKRGILVNVGRGALVDEKELVKLLVGGELGGAGLDVFEDEPEVPRELFTMDNVVLSPHKAIATIEAIEGLIQLVIGNMKAFFSNKPLLSQLNLHD, from the exons ATGGCGGAATCTCAGCAACTCCAATCCACCACCGACTCCCAGCAGCCCCAATCCACCGTCGAAACCGGTAACAACCTTCCTTTTGCAATCATCCATCGCCTCCCCACTTTCAATTTCTCCTTCTCCTGGGCTAAAGGCATAGTCAACCCAATCGAACCATCGGATCCGTTATACCCGATCCACCGGCTATCTGCTCGGGCCGTGATCGTCCTGGGTCCTAGCCCGCTCAAATCCGAGCACTTGGACCAATACCCATCCGTAGAATGTATTTTTGGAACATCCGCCGGCGTTGACCATATCGACTTAGCCGAATGTCGTCGCCGTAATATTCGAGTCACTAGCGCCGGTGATGCCTTCTCTGAAGACGGAGCCGATTATGCTATAGGGCTTTTGATCGACGTCCTCCGACTTGTTTCTGCTTCCGATAGGTTCGTCCGGGCCGGGTTGTGGCCCGTCGAAGGCATTTATCCTCTTGGAAACAAG GTAGGGGGAAAACGAGTCGGGATTGTGGGGCTTGGAAGTATTGGCAGCTTGGTGGCCAAACGGCTCGAGCCATTCGGGTGCACCATCGGCTACACCTCAAGAAACAAAAAGCCACAACTTCCCTATCAGTTCTACTCCACAGCTCTTGATCTTGCAACCAACTCGGATGCCTTAATCGTCTGTTGTGCATTGACTGAAAAAACACGCCATGTCATCAACCATGATGTCATGAAAGCCCTCGGGAAGAGGGGTATTCTCGTCAATGTCGGGCGTGGGGCCCTTGTGGATGAAAAGGAATTAGTAAAGTTGTTGGTTGGAGGTGAACTTGGAGGAGCCGGTCTAGATGTGTTTGAGGATGAACCGGAGGTACCAAGGGAATTGTTTACAATGGACAACGTTGTTTTGTCTCCACATAAAGCTATTGCAACAATCGAGGCGATTGAAGGATTGATACAGTTAGTTATTGGAAACATGAAAGCCTTTTTTTCAAATAAGCCATTGTTGTCTCAACTTAATCTTCATGATTAA
- the LOC111920773 gene encoding glyoxylate/hydroxypyruvate reductase HPR3, which produces MADPQQLQSTTDAGNNLPFAIIHRLPNFKFSLSWAEDIVNLIEPSDPLYPIHGPSARVAIDIGPSPIKSEHLDQYPSVECIIGTSAGVDHIDLAECRRRNIRVTSAGGAFSEDGADYAIGLLIDVLRRISASDRYVRAGLWPDKGDYPLGNKLGGKRVGIVGLGNIGSLVAKRLEPFRCTIGYTSRTKKPQVPYQFYSTTLDLANNSDALIVCCALTEKTRHVINHDVMKALGKRGIIVNIGRGALVDEKELVKCLVGNELGGAGLDVFENEPQVPKELMTMDNVVLSPHKAILTPESFEALRELIRENLKAFFSNKPLLCELNLSG; this is translated from the exons ATGGCCGACCCCCAACAACTCCAATCCACCACCGACGCCGGTAACAACCTCCCTTTTGCAATAATTCATCGTCTCCCCAATTTCAAATTTTCTCTCTCATGGGCTGAAGATATCGTCAACCTAATCGAACCTTCAGATCCTTTATACCCGATCCACGGGCCATCTGCTCGGGTCGCGATCGACATCGGTCCTAGCCCGATCAAATCGGAGCACTTGGACCAATACCCTTCTGTAGAATGCATTATTGGAACATCCGCCGGCGTTGACCATATTGATTTAGCTGAGTGCCGCCGCCGTAATATTCGCGTCACTAGCGCGGGTGGTGCCTTCTCTGAAGACGGAGCCGATTATGCAATAGGGCTTTTGATCGACGTCCTCCGACGTATTTCTGCTTCCGATAGGTATGTTCGTGCTGGGTTATGGCCCGATAAAGGCGATTATCCCCTTGGAAACAAG TTAGGGGGAAAACGAGTCGGGATTGTTGGGCTTGGAAATATCGGCAGCTTGGTGGCTAAACGGCTTGAGCCATTCCGGTGCACCATCGGCTACACCTCGAGAACCAAAAAGCCACAAGTTCCCTATCAGTTCTACTCCACAACTCTTGATCTTGCCAACAACTCGGATGCCCTAATTGTCTGCTGCGCGTTGACTGAAAAAACACGCCACGTCATCAACCACGATGTCATGAAAGCCCTCGGAAAGAGGGGTATTATCGTCAACATCGGACGTGGGGCCCTCGTGGACGAAAAGGAACTTGTCAAGTGTTTGGTTGGAAACGAACTTGGAGGAGCCGGTCTAGATGTGTTTGAGAATGAACCTCAAGTGCCGAAAGAGTTGATGACGATGGACAATGTTGTTTTATCTCCACATAAAGCAATTCTAACACCAGAGTCGTTTGAAGCATTGAGAGAATTGATTAGAGAAAACTTGAAAGCATTCTTTTCGAATAAGCCCTTGTTGTGTGAGCTTAATCTTAGTGGTTAA
- the LOC111920885 gene encoding expansin-A7 yields MASWVFCIFLTVTTFVVFDSVLVYGAGYTVPRAPTVYRPSAWTLAHATFYGDESASSTMGGACGYGNLVTNGYGTNTAAVSSTVFSNGYACGQCYQIKCTRSPWCSKGIATVTATNLCPPNWSKNSNSGGWCNPPRTHFDMAKPAFMQIAQWKAGIVPVMYRRVPCVRKGGLRFSFQGNGYWLLVYVMNVGGAGDIKSMWVKGTKTGWLSMSHNWGASYQAFATLRGQALSFRLTSYTTKQTITAYNVAPANWNLGLTYQAKVNFH; encoded by the exons ATGGCTTCATGGGTATTTTGCATCTTCCTTACAGTCACCACATTTGTCGTGTTTGATTCGGTTTTAGTTTATGGAGCGGGTTACACTGTCCCTCGTGCACCAACTGTGTATCGCCCAAGTGCATGGACTCTCGCACATGCCACGTTTTATGGGGACGAATCCGCATCTTCAACCATGG GGGGTGCTTGTGGATATGGGAACTTGGTCACAAACGGGTATGGTACAAATACAGCAGCAGTGAGCTCAACAGTATTCAGCAATGGATACGCGTGTGGTCAATGCTACCAAATAAAGTGTACCCGATCTCCATGGTGCTCAAAAGGCATCGCGACTGTAACAGCCACCAACCTCTGTCCACCCAACTGGTCTAAAAATTCAAATAGCGGCGGATGGTGCAACCCACCTCGAACCCATTTCGACATGGCTAAGCCCGCTTTCATGCAAATCGCCCAGTGGAAAGCCGGAATTGTCCCTGTCATGTATCGGAG GGTCCCGTGTGTGAGGAAAGGTGGTCTTAGGTTTTCGTTCCAGGGAAATGGTTATTGGCTGTTGGTTTATGTGATGAACGTGGGTGGTGCTGGTGACATTAAAAGTATGTGGGTCAAAGGAACTAAGACGGGTTGGTTAAGCATGAGCCATAACTGGGGAGCATCGTATCAAGCTTTTGCGACACTTCGTGGTCAAGCATTATCCTTTAGGCTAACTTCTTACACAACCAAACAGACAATAACAGCTTACAATGTTGCTCCGGCTAACTGGAACCTCGGCTTGACTTACCAAGCTAAAGTCAACTTCCATTGA
- the LOC111920774 gene encoding uncharacterized protein LOC111920774 isoform X2, translating to MGSNHLSLIWVFLILLSLPSRLVLIEGQGIKSTRLLDLVIRDYTFKSYSKYFKTGTPYNINLPSNLTGIMVYTSRYRCGSLKRYGANIKEFHLKVGVDVHPCIERILIVTQNLGNNWSNIYYDNYDQLLGYQLVSPVLGLLAYNSGDDSDLNTQFEVKIQSPDKSGIQIDFTNYTSYGNSTLDGRIKMCATFGGDGKVTLEKEVAPNICGATTHGHFGLVVQSPLLPVRKKMRRWTVAFGCSVGAAIAVFLVGLLLIAMFMKVKKKARLEEMERRAYEEEALQVSMVGHVIRVHTASSTRTAPRIEQTLRPPR from the exons ATGGGCTCTAATCATCTTTCTCTCATTTGGGTGTTCCTCATTCTCTTATCATTACCATCAAGATTAGTACTCATTGAAGGTCAAGGGATCAAATCCACAAGACTCCTTGATCTCGTGATTCGAGATTACACATTCAAGTCATACAGCAAGTACTTCAAAACAGGCACACCATACAATATCAACTTGCCATCAAATCTCACCGGcattatggtttatacttcaaGATATCGCTGTGGAAGCCTCAAGAGGTATGGTGCAAACATCAAAGAATTTCACTTGAAAGTTGGTGTGGATGTTCATCCTTGTATAGAAAGAAtccttatagtaacacaaaacctAGGAAACAATTGGTCAAACATTTACTATGACAACTATGATCAGTTACTAGGTTATCAACTAGTGTCACCTGTATTAGGTTTACTAGCTTACAACTCCGGTGACGATTCAGACTTGAACACCCAATTTGAGGTTAAAATTCAGTCCCCGGATAAGTCCGGAATTCAAATTgatttcactaattatacatcgTATGGGAACTCGACTTTAGATGGGAGGATAAAGATGTGTGCAACATTTGGAGGTGATGGGAAGGTGACACTAGAAAAAGAGGTTGCACCCAACATTTGTGGTGCCACAACCCATGGGCATTTCGGGTTGGTGGTGCAGTCACCATTGTTGCCGGTGAGGAAGAAGATGCGGCGGTGGACGGTTGCGTTTGGATGCTCAGTTGGGGCTGCAATCGCGGTTTTTCTGGTGGGGTTGCTTTTGATTGCGATGTTTATGAAGGTAAAGAAGAAGGCAAGATTGGAGGAGATGGAGAGAAGAGCTTATGAAGAAGAAGCACTTCAAGTGTCGATGGTGGGACATGTGATTAGGGTTCATACTGCTTCTTCCACAAGAACTGCTCCAAGAATTGAGCAAACTCTTAGACCTCCCCG CTAG
- the LOC111920774 gene encoding uncharacterized protein LOC111920774 isoform X1, giving the protein MGSNHLSLIWVFLILLSLPSRLVLIEGQGIKSTRLLDLVIRDYTFKSYSKYFKTGTPYNINLPSNLTGIMVYTSRYRCGSLKRYGANIKEFHLKVGVDVHPCIERILIVTQNLGNNWSNIYYDNYDQLLGYQLVSPVLGLLAYNSGDDSDLNTQFEVKIQSPDKSGIQIDFTNYTSYGNSTLDGRIKMCATFGGDGKVTLEKEVAPNICGATTHGHFGLVVQSPLLPVRKKMRRWTVAFGCSVGAAIAVFLVGLLLIAMFMKVKKKARLEEMERRAYEEEALQVSMVGHVIRVHTASSTRTAPRIEQTLRPPRLEDV; this is encoded by the exons ATGGGCTCTAATCATCTTTCTCTCATTTGGGTGTTCCTCATTCTCTTATCATTACCATCAAGATTAGTACTCATTGAAGGTCAAGGGATCAAATCCACAAGACTCCTTGATCTCGTGATTCGAGATTACACATTCAAGTCATACAGCAAGTACTTCAAAACAGGCACACCATACAATATCAACTTGCCATCAAATCTCACCGGcattatggtttatacttcaaGATATCGCTGTGGAAGCCTCAAGAGGTATGGTGCAAACATCAAAGAATTTCACTTGAAAGTTGGTGTGGATGTTCATCCTTGTATAGAAAGAAtccttatagtaacacaaaacctAGGAAACAATTGGTCAAACATTTACTATGACAACTATGATCAGTTACTAGGTTATCAACTAGTGTCACCTGTATTAGGTTTACTAGCTTACAACTCCGGTGACGATTCAGACTTGAACACCCAATTTGAGGTTAAAATTCAGTCCCCGGATAAGTCCGGAATTCAAATTgatttcactaattatacatcgTATGGGAACTCGACTTTAGATGGGAGGATAAAGATGTGTGCAACATTTGGAGGTGATGGGAAGGTGACACTAGAAAAAGAGGTTGCACCCAACATTTGTGGTGCCACAACCCATGGGCATTTCGGGTTGGTGGTGCAGTCACCATTGTTGCCGGTGAGGAAGAAGATGCGGCGGTGGACGGTTGCGTTTGGATGCTCAGTTGGGGCTGCAATCGCGGTTTTTCTGGTGGGGTTGCTTTTGATTGCGATGTTTATGAAGGTAAAGAAGAAGGCAAGATTGGAGGAGATGGAGAGAAGAGCTTATGAAGAAGAAGCACTTCAAGTGTCGATGGTGGGACATGTGATTAGGGTTCATACTGCTTCTTCCACAAGAACTGCTCCAAGAATTGAGCAAACTCTTAGACCTCCCCG gctagaagatgtttga